Proteins encoded within one genomic window of Amycolatopsis sp. 2-15:
- a CDS encoding LLM class flavin-dependent oxidoreductase, which yields MRIGIGIPNTVPGTSGAVVLEWARRAERRGFAFVSTIGRVAYPSLDSLTALAGVAGATSRIGLVTNAVLGPTYPDAVLAKVAGTVASLAEGRLTLGLGVGARESDYLPVERDFAGRGAAFDRQLSYLKRAWRGEAVAEGDFPGEKRAVVPEPPGIPILIGGHSKRAVRRTVEHAAGWTGAGGGPARAEPTVKEIRAAWAKAGRGDEPRLLGLAYFSATQAENGDDYLRSYYAYAGDHADTIADGAVRTPEKIRAIVRDFEVAGLNELTFTPTVADPDEVDRLADLVL from the coding sequence ATGCGGATCGGTATCGGAATTCCCAACACGGTGCCCGGCACGAGTGGAGCGGTGGTGCTCGAGTGGGCGCGCCGGGCGGAGCGGCGCGGGTTTGCGTTCGTGTCCACGATCGGGCGCGTGGCGTACCCGTCGCTGGACTCGTTGACGGCGTTGGCCGGGGTGGCGGGGGCGACGAGCCGGATCGGGCTGGTCACCAATGCCGTGCTGGGGCCGACGTATCCGGACGCGGTGCTGGCGAAGGTGGCCGGCACCGTGGCGTCGCTGGCGGAAGGGCGGCTGACGCTCGGGCTCGGTGTGGGGGCGCGGGAGTCGGATTACCTGCCGGTGGAACGGGATTTCGCCGGACGCGGTGCCGCGTTCGATCGGCAGTTGAGCTACCTCAAGCGGGCGTGGCGGGGTGAAGCGGTGGCCGAAGGGGATTTCCCGGGCGAGAAAAGGGCCGTGGTGCCGGAGCCGCCGGGGATTCCGATTCTGATCGGTGGACACAGCAAACGGGCGGTGCGGCGGACGGTCGAGCACGCGGCCGGGTGGACGGGTGCCGGAGGTGGGCCGGCCAGGGCGGAGCCGACGGTGAAGGAGATCCGGGCCGCGTGGGCGAAAGCCGGCCGGGGCGATGAGCCGCGGTTGCTCGGGTTGGCGTACTTCTCGGCGACACAAGCCGAGAACGGCGACGATTACCTGCGTTCCTATTACGCCTACGCCGGAGACCACGCCGACACGATCGCCGACGGGGCTGTGCGGACGCCGGAGAAGATCAGGGCGATCGTGCGGGACTTCGAGGTGGCGGGGCTCAACGAGCTCACGTTCACGCCGACCGTCGCGGATCCGGACGAGGTCGACCGGCTGGCCGACCTCGTCCTCTAG
- a CDS encoding S10 family peptidase, producing the protein MSDTTEETPEKPATAEKPPEPVDDLVTTHHTLTVKRRKLAYTAQAGRVVLRQEVLKEGKSEGHKPKAEVFLTSYTLDDAEPGTRPVTFAFNGGPGSSSIWLHMGLLGPRRVLSGDVDDLVAPPYGIEDNTETLLQHSDLVFIDPVSTGYSRVTEGGESKDYTGFQGDIESVAEIIRLWVSRNERWLSPKFLAGESYGTLRAAALAGHLQDRYGLYLNGLLLISSVLDMGTLRFHEGNDLPYSLYVPTYAAIAHYHGFHGDRPLDDVLADAEDFASKELPWALARGARLSTQDRAETVATLASLTGLSESYVDRVNLRIEHVRFFTELLRDRGLLVGRMDGRFTTWEVDGGREHMSDDASISRIIGAYSAGFNHYIRAELGYQNDLPYEILSGDVFKAWSYKDFEGRFVSVVDSVSAAMRANPHLKVHVAFGHYDGATAYFASEHVLAHLQIPDELRENIETAYYPAGHMMYVHEPTRIQQSKDLGKFVKSASNR; encoded by the coding sequence ATGTCGGACACCACCGAAGAGACCCCCGAAAAGCCGGCCACCGCGGAGAAGCCGCCGGAGCCCGTCGACGACCTCGTGACCACGCACCACACGCTCACGGTCAAACGCCGCAAACTGGCCTACACCGCGCAGGCCGGGCGCGTGGTGCTGCGGCAAGAGGTGCTGAAGGAGGGGAAGTCGGAGGGCCACAAGCCCAAGGCCGAGGTCTTCCTCACCTCCTACACGCTCGACGACGCCGAGCCGGGCACCCGCCCGGTCACGTTCGCATTCAACGGCGGCCCTGGCTCGTCCAGCATCTGGCTGCACATGGGCCTGCTGGGCCCGCGGCGGGTGCTCTCGGGTGACGTCGACGACCTGGTCGCGCCGCCGTACGGCATCGAGGACAACACCGAGACCCTGCTCCAGCACAGCGACCTCGTGTTCATCGACCCCGTCTCCACGGGCTACTCGCGCGTGACCGAGGGCGGCGAGTCCAAGGACTACACCGGGTTCCAGGGCGACATCGAGTCGGTCGCCGAGATCATCCGGCTGTGGGTCTCGCGCAACGAGCGGTGGCTGTCGCCGAAGTTCCTGGCCGGCGAGTCGTACGGCACGCTGCGCGCGGCCGCGCTGGCCGGGCACCTGCAGGACCGCTACGGCCTGTACCTCAACGGCCTGCTGCTCATCTCGTCCGTGCTCGACATGGGCACGCTGCGCTTCCACGAGGGCAACGACCTGCCGTACTCGCTCTACGTACCCACCTACGCGGCCATCGCGCACTACCACGGCTTCCACGGCGACCGTCCCCTCGACGACGTACTCGCCGACGCCGAGGACTTCGCGTCGAAGGAACTGCCGTGGGCTCTGGCCCGCGGCGCGCGGCTGTCCACTCAGGACCGAGCGGAGACCGTCGCCACATTGGCTTCACTGACGGGCCTTTCAGAGTCCTATGTGGATCGCGTCAACCTGCGCATCGAGCACGTCCGCTTCTTCACGGAGCTCCTGCGCGACCGCGGCCTGCTCGTCGGCCGCATGGACGGCCGCTTCACCACGTGGGAGGTCGACGGCGGCCGCGAGCACATGAGCGACGACGCGTCGATCTCGCGCATCATCGGCGCCTACTCGGCGGGCTTCAACCACTACATCCGCGCCGAGCTCGGGTACCAGAACGACCTGCCGTACGAAATCCTGTCCGGCGATGTCTTCAAGGCGTGGTCGTACAAGGACTTCGAGGGCCGGTTCGTGTCCGTTGTGGACTCCGTGAGCGCCGCCATGCGCGCCAACCCGCACCTGAAGGTCCACGTCGCGTTCGGCCACTACGACGGCGCCACGGCGTACTTCGCATCCGAGCACGTACTCGCCCACCTGCAGATCCCGGACGAACTGCGCGAAAACATCGAGACGGCGTACTACCCGGCCGGGCACATGATGTACGTGCACGAACCGACTCGCATCCAGCAGTCGAAGGATCTGGGGAAGTTCGTGAAGTCGGCTTCGAACCGGTAA
- a CDS encoding uracil-DNA glycosylase, whose translation MDTLAELDAAVTECRACPRLVAWREKVAVTKRAAYLDDEYWAKPVPGFGPADAALAVVGLAPSAHGGNRTGRMFTGDPSGDFLFRVLHELGLASQPTSTGKHDGLTLRGTRLVSPVRCAPPENKPTPAERDTCRHWLADELRLLRPTLKAVVVLGSFGWQALLPVLADAGWPVPSPRPAFGHGTVVELGDLQLHCCYHVSPRNVRTGRVTHAMVCDVFASAARAGGLF comes from the coding sequence ATGGACACCCTCGCCGAGCTCGACGCGGCGGTCACCGAGTGCCGCGCGTGCCCGCGGCTGGTGGCGTGGCGCGAGAAAGTGGCGGTCACGAAGCGGGCCGCCTACCTCGACGACGAGTACTGGGCCAAGCCCGTACCCGGCTTCGGGCCGGCGGATGCCGCGCTGGCCGTGGTGGGGCTCGCGCCCTCGGCGCACGGCGGCAACCGCACCGGGCGGATGTTCACCGGTGACCCGTCGGGGGATTTCCTGTTCCGCGTGCTGCACGAGCTGGGGCTGGCGTCGCAGCCGACGTCCACCGGCAAGCACGACGGCCTCACCCTCCGCGGCACCCGCCTCGTCTCGCCCGTCCGCTGCGCGCCACCCGAGAACAAACCCACGCCGGCCGAGCGCGACACCTGCCGCCACTGGCTCGCCGACGAGCTGAGGCTCCTGCGCCCGACTTTGAAGGCCGTCGTGGTGCTCGGCTCGTTCGGCTGGCAGGCGCTGCTGCCGGTGCTCGCCGACGCGGGATGGCCGGTGCCGTCGCCGAGGCCGGCGTTCGGGCACGGGACCGTCGTCGAGCTCGGTGACCTACAGCTGCATTGCTGCTACCACGTGTCACCCCGTAATGTCCGGACGGGCCGTGTGACTCACGCGATGGTGTGTGACGTGTTCGCCTCCGCGGCCAGGGCCGGAGGCCTCTTCTGA
- a CDS encoding NAD(P)/FAD-dependent oxidoreductase, with the protein MAVKSEPTRILILGGGYVGLYTAYGLQKMLRANEASVTVVDPQPHMTYAPFLPEAAAGAIEPRHVVVPLRRVLKRCHVLTARVTKIENDRKAVTVEAADGHIETLNYDVLVVALGAVARILPIPGLAEQGIAFKTIGEAIYLRNHIMTKLDEAASTLDPELRKRLLTFTVVGGGFAGIEALAELEDMTRFAVENYYPNIKPADIRWVLVEAAGRILPEVRETLGVYTVQQLEKRGIEVYLSTAAKSFENGHVVLSDGTEFDTDTLIWTAGVKANPVLAGSDLPLDKRGRVEATAAMQVVGHPEVWTAGDNAAIPDLSRTEQDPTATCPPNAQHAVRQATLLSKNIIKVLRGGQPKDYFHKNLGAVASLGLHKGVADALNLKIKGFPAWLFHRAYHLKAMPTWNRKIRILFDWMLGGLFRREVISLGQINNPKEEFARVSKG; encoded by the coding sequence ATGGCTGTTAAGTCGGAACCGACTCGGATCCTGATCCTCGGTGGTGGATACGTCGGCCTGTACACCGCGTACGGGCTCCAGAAGATGCTGCGCGCCAACGAGGCCTCCGTGACCGTCGTTGACCCTCAGCCGCACATGACCTACGCGCCCTTCCTGCCCGAGGCGGCGGCCGGCGCGATCGAACCCCGTCACGTGGTGGTGCCCCTGCGCCGCGTGCTCAAGCGCTGCCACGTGCTCACCGCGCGCGTGACGAAGATCGAGAACGACCGCAAGGCCGTCACGGTCGAGGCCGCCGACGGCCACATCGAGACGCTGAACTACGACGTGCTCGTGGTCGCGCTCGGCGCCGTCGCCCGCATCCTGCCGATCCCGGGCCTGGCGGAGCAGGGCATTGCCTTCAAGACCATCGGCGAGGCCATCTACCTGCGCAACCACATCATGACCAAGCTCGACGAGGCGGCCAGCACGCTCGACCCCGAGCTGCGCAAGCGCCTGCTGACCTTCACGGTCGTCGGCGGCGGCTTCGCCGGCATCGAGGCGCTGGCCGAGCTCGAGGACATGACCCGGTTCGCGGTCGAGAACTACTACCCGAACATCAAGCCCGCCGACATCCGCTGGGTGCTCGTCGAGGCCGCCGGGCGGATCCTGCCCGAGGTCCGCGAGACGCTCGGCGTCTACACGGTGCAGCAGCTGGAGAAGCGCGGCATCGAGGTCTACCTGTCGACGGCGGCCAAGTCGTTCGAAAACGGCCACGTCGTGCTCTCGGACGGCACCGAGTTCGACACCGACACGCTCATCTGGACGGCCGGCGTGAAGGCCAACCCGGTGCTCGCCGGCTCCGACCTGCCGCTCGACAAGCGCGGCCGGGTCGAAGCCACCGCCGCGATGCAGGTCGTCGGCCACCCCGAGGTGTGGACGGCGGGCGACAACGCCGCGATCCCCGACCTCTCGCGCACCGAGCAGGACCCGACGGCCACGTGCCCGCCCAACGCGCAGCACGCCGTGCGCCAGGCGACGCTGCTGTCCAAGAACATCATCAAGGTCCTGCGCGGCGGCCAGCCCAAGGACTACTTCCACAAGAACCTCGGTGCGGTCGCCAGCCTCGGCCTGCACAAGGGTGTCGCCGATGCGCTGAACCTGAAGATCAAGGGCTTCCCGGCCTGGCTCTTCCACCGCGCGTATCACCTCAAGGCGATGCCGACGTGGAACCGCAAGATCCGCATTCTGTTCGACTGGATGCTCGGCGGCCTGTTCCGCCGTGAGGTGATCTCGCTCGGGCAGATCAACAACCCGAAGGAAGAGTTCGCCCGGGTTTCGAAGGGCTGA